Proteins co-encoded in one Terriglobales bacterium genomic window:
- a CDS encoding sigma-70 family RNA polymerase sigma factor, with translation MATIEKLNAPEPLTEELQLVNAAKAGDISAFEELVRRYDRNVFRIAQHITQNREDAEDVVQDAFMKAYENLGQFQGQSKFYTWLVRIAVNEALMKLRRRRPERMVSLDEEVRTEEDSMPREIADWSPNPEQLYNQSELRDILGKTIQGLPPSFRTVFVLRDVEGLSTEETAEALDLSIPAVKSRLLRARLQLRERLNKYFKARKSGDGNK, from the coding sequence ATGGCAACCATCGAAAAGTTGAACGCCCCTGAGCCACTTACTGAGGAGCTGCAGCTTGTCAATGCAGCCAAGGCAGGTGACATCAGTGCGTTCGAAGAACTCGTAAGACGATATGATCGTAATGTCTTCCGGATTGCGCAGCACATTACGCAAAATCGGGAAGATGCGGAAGATGTAGTACAAGACGCCTTCATGAAGGCGTACGAAAATCTGGGCCAGTTCCAGGGGCAGTCGAAGTTCTATACCTGGCTGGTTCGGATAGCCGTAAATGAGGCGTTGATGAAGCTCCGGCGTCGTCGCCCGGAGCGTATGGTTTCGCTGGATGAGGAAGTAAGAACAGAAGAGGATTCCATGCCGCGAGAGATCGCGGACTGGTCTCCCAACCCCGAGCAGCTTTACAACCAGAGCGAGCTTCGGGACATACTGGGCAAGACGATCCAGGGTCTTCCCCCCAGCTTTCGGACGGTTTTTGTCCTGCGGGATGTAGAAGGTCTCTCTACAGAAGAGACTGCTGAAGCCTTGGATTTGAGCATACCTGCGGTAAAGTCGCGTTTGCTCCGGGCTCGCCTGCAATTACGAGAAAGGTTGAACAAGTACTTCAAGGCCAG